CCACGCTCGGCATCGAGTGATAGCCCATGTGCACGGGCTTCCCCGCGATCACCTCGGCCGCGACGACGCCCTCCTCCTCGGCCTTGTGCGCGAGCAGCTTGCCGCCCACGACGTCGCCGATCGCGTAGACCGTCGGGACGTTGGTCCGCATCTGCGCGTCGACGACGACCTCGCCGCGCTTGCCTAACGCGATCCCGAGCGCGGCCGCGTCGACGCCGCGGAGTGCGGGGCGCCGCCCGACCGAGACGAGCGCGTAGTCGGCCTCGAGGACCTCGGGCGCGCCGCCCTCCTTCTCGACCGTGACGCGGACGACGTCGCCCGCGCGCTCGGCGCCGGCCACGCGCACGCCCGTCTTGAGGACCAATCCCTGCTTCGTAAAGACGCGCGTCGCCTCCTTCACGACGTCCTCGTCGTTGCCGGGGAGGATCGTCGGCGCGAGCTCGACGACGGTGACCGTCGCGCCTAACCGCCGCCACACCGAGCCCAGCTCGAGCCCGATCACGCCGCCGCCGATGACGAGCAGGCGCCCCGGCACCTCGGGGATCTTGAGCGCGCCGATGTTGGAGAGCACGCGCTCCTCGTCGAAGCGCAAGAACCGCAGCTCGCTCGACACGGAGCCCGTGGCGATGATGACGTTCCGCGGCGCGTAGCTCGTCGTCGTGCCGTCGTGGCCGCGTACGTCGACCCGGTTCCGGCCCTCGCCCGCGGCGACGAGCGTGCCCGTGCCCTTGGCCCAGGCGACCTTGTTCTTCTTGAAGAGGAACTCGACGCCTTTCGTGTTCGCGCCGAC
This is a stretch of genomic DNA from Gemmatimonadetes bacterium T265. It encodes these proteins:
- a CDS encoding dihydrolipoyl dehydrogenase → MSTTPTPCDVLILGGGPGGYVAAIRAAQLGLATVCVESDKTLGGTCVNVGCIPSKALLQSSEHYEFARLHAAEHGVLYDGVKFDLGAMMKRKDDVVGANTKGVEFLFKKNKVAWAKGTGTLVAAGEGRNRVDVRGHDGTTTSYAPRNVIIATGSVSSELRFLRFDEERVLSNIGALKIPEVPGRLLVIGGGVIGLELGSVWRRLGATVTVVELAPTILPGNDEDVVKEATRVFTKQGLVLKTGVRVAGAERAGDVVRVTVEKEGGAPEVLEADYALVSVGRRPALRGVDAAALGIALGKRGEVVVDAQMRTNVPTVYAIGDVVGGKLLAHKAEEEGVVAAEVIAGKPVHMGYHSMPSVVYTWPEIASVGYAEHEVKAEGRPYKTGKFPFSANGRARTMAETTGFVKFIADAETDELLGCHIIGANASDLISEVVLAFEYRAASEDVGITVHAHPTLSETVKEAALAVLGRAIHI